The Apus apus isolate bApuApu2 chromosome 1, bApuApu2.pri.cur, whole genome shotgun sequence nucleotide sequence GGGTGCAGGCCGCGGTGAATTCGGCTTCCTCCGGGCCAGGCTGGTGCTTTCACGGTGCCCAATGAGGCCGCGTTTCCCCGTCGTCCAATCAGCGACGCGGAGCCTCTATAAATACTGGCGCTGGGGCAGCGGCCGCATTCGCGTTTCTGTTTTCGGGAGGTTGTGTCTGGTGGCAGCTCTCTGATGGCTCGTACAAAGCAGACGGCGCGCAAGTCGACGGGCGGGAAGGCGCCCCGCAAGCAGCTGGCCACCAAGGCGGCCCGCAAGAGCGCGCCGGCCACGGGCGGCGTGAAGAAGCCGCACCGGTACCGGCCCGGCACGGTGGCGCTGCGCGAGATCCGGCGCTACCAGAAGTCGACGGAGCTGCTGATCCGCAAGCTGCCCTTCCAGCGGCTGGTGCGCGAGATCGCGCAGGACTTCAAGACCGACCTGCGCTTCCAGAGCTCGGCCGTGATGGCGCTGCAGGAGGCGAGCGAGGCCTACCTGGTGGGGCTGTTCGAGGACACCAACCTGTGCGCCATCCACGCCAAGCGCGTCACCATCATGCCCAAG carries:
- the LOC127386979 gene encoding histone H3; its protein translation is MARTKQTARKSTGGKAPRKQLATKAARKSAPATGGVKKPHRYRPGTVALREIRRYQKSTELLIRKLPFQRLVREIAQDFKTDLRFQSSAVMALQEASEAYLVGLFEDTNLCAIHAKRVTIMPKDIQLARRIRGERA